In Syngnathus typhle isolate RoL2023-S1 ecotype Sweden linkage group LG14, RoL_Styp_1.0, whole genome shotgun sequence, one genomic interval encodes:
- the slc1a7b gene encoding solute carrier family 1 member 7b isoform X2: MAVALEAVWLRVKNVCKQNGLLIMSVLAVVIGCLLGFFLRTKRLSEQEVKYFQFPGELLMRMLKMLILPLVVSSLMSGLAALDAKCSSRLGLITVSYYLWTTFVAVIVGIVMVSVIHPGGAAQKEDSEDSSKPIMSSADALLDLIRNMFPANLVQATFQQVKQRDILSFMCSTIMSAISSTIQNLCFCVFCQYRTSSQYTVQTKPTLAQTPSQLVTRRPLIYGIQDDNGSDVQNFSLDLTPPPDVLVKTKEGTSDGMNVLGIVIFSATMGIMLGRMGPNGSALVNFCQSLNEAVLKIVAIVIWYFPFGIVFLVAGKILEMSDPSAMGKKLGFYAVTVVFGLVLHGLFILPAMYFFITKKSPIVYIRGILQALLIALATSSSSATLPITFKCLLENNHIDRRIIRFVLPVGATINMDGTALYEAVAAIFIAQVNNYELDFGQIITISITATAASIGAAGIPQAGLVTMVIVLTSVGLPTDDISLIIAVDWALDRFRTMVNVMGDALATGIMAHICRKDFIKEGDGVPLMCESHTGAGVVAPLMNCHNTNSNYRLPSKHTPVQPEVARLMQLEEGLRAPPDRRKPRAPPQHPRKNKDHCAVDMNGLETKV; this comes from the exons ATGGCGGTGGCGCTGGAGGCCGTTTGGCTGAGGGTAAAGAATGTCTGCAAACAAAATGGCctcctcatcatgtctgtgctggCCGTTGTCATCGGTTGCCTCCTGGGATTCTTCCTCAGGACTAAGCGGCTCTCCGAGCAG GAAGTGAAATATTTCCAGTTTCCCGGTGAGCTACTGATGAGGATGCTGAAGATGTTGATTCTGCCTCTGGTCGTGTCCAG TTTGATGTCGGGCCTGGCGGCGCTGGACGCCAAGTGCTCCAGTCGGCTAGGCCTGATCACCGTGTCCTACTACCTGTGGACCACCTTCGTGGCCGTTATCGTGGGCATCGTCATGGTATCCGTCATCCACCCGGGCGGCGCCGCCCAGAAGGAGGACTCAGAGGACAGCAGCAAGCCCATCATGAGCTCGGCCGACGCTCTGCTTGACCTCATCCG GAACATGTTCCCGGCCAATCTGGTGCAGGCTACCTTTCAACAGGTGAAGCAAAGAGACATCTTGTCATTCATGTGCTCTACAATCATGTCTGCCATCTCATCCACCATCCAAAATCTGT GCTTCTGTGTTTTTTGTCAGTATCGAACCAGCAGCCAGTACACGGTGCAGACCAAGCCCACATTGGCCCAGACACCGTCCCAGTTGGTCACGAGGCGACCGCTGATCTACGGCATCCAGGACGACAACGGAAGTGACGTCCAGAACTTCTCACTGGACCTGACGCCGCCCCCCGACGTGCTGGTCAAAACCAAGGAGGGGACCAGTGACGGGATGAATGTCCTGGGCATCGTCATCTTCTCTGCCACCATGG GCATcatgttgggcaggatggggcCAAACGGCAGCGCCTTGGTCAACTTCTGCCAGAGTTTGAATGAGGCTGTGCTCAAAATAGTCGCCATCGTTATTTG GTACTTCCCGTTCGGGATCGTGTTCCTGGTGGCGGGCAAGATCCTGGAGATGAGCGACCCCTCGGCCATGGGGAAGAAGTTGGGCTTCTACGCGGTCACGGTGGTCTTCGGCCTGGTGCTGCACGGCCTCTTCATTCTGCCCGCCATGTACTTCTTCATCACCAAGAAGAGTCCCATCGTCTACATTCGTGGAATCCTGCAGGCGCTCCTCATAGCCCTGGCCACCTCATCCAG CTCGGCCACGCTGCCTATCACCTTCAAGTGCCTCCTGGAGAACAACCACATCGATCGGCGCATCATCCGCTTCGTTCTGCCCGTGGGCGCCACCATCAACATGGACGGCACAGCACTCTACGAGGCCGTCGCCGCCATCTTTATTGCGCAGGTTAACAACTATGAGCTGGACTTTGGGCAGATCATCACCATCAG CATCACAGCCACAGCCGCCAGCATCGGCGCGGCAGGCATCCCCCAAGCGGGCCTGGTCACCATGGTGATCGTGCTCACCTCCGTTGGCCTGCCAACCGACGACATCAGCCTCATCATCGCCGTCGATTGGGCGCT AGATAGATTCCGCACCATGGTCAACGTCATGGGTGACGCCCTCGCCACCGGAATCATGGCCCACATCTGCAGGAAGGACTTTATCAAGGAAGGAGACGGG GTGCCGCTCATGTGCGAGAGCCACACCGGCGCCGGCGTGGTGGCTCCACTCATGAACTGCCACAACACCAACAGCAACTACCGGCTGCCGTCCAAGCACACACCGGTACAGCCCGAGGTGGCGCGCCTCATGCAGCTGGAGGAGGGCTTGCGGGCCCCGCCCGACAGAAGAAAGCCGCGCGCCCCCCCGCAACATCCCAGGAAGAACAAGGACCATTGTGCAGTGGACATGAATGGCTTGGAGACTAAAGTGTGA
- the slc1a7b gene encoding solute carrier family 1 member 7b isoform X1, with translation MAVALEAVWLRVKNVCKQNGLLIMSVLAVVIGCLLGFFLRTKRLSEQEVKYFQFPGELLMRMLKMLILPLVVSSLMSGLAALDAKCSSRLGLITVSYYLWTTFVAVIVGIVMVSVIHPGGAAQKEDSEDSSKPIMSSADALLDLIRNMFPANLVQATFQQYRTSSQYTVQTKPTLAQTPSQLVTRRPLIYGIQDDNGSDVQNFSLDLTPPPDVLVKTKEGTSDGMNVLGIVIFSATMGIMLGRMGPNGSALVNFCQSLNEAVLKIVAIVIWYFPFGIVFLVAGKILEMSDPSAMGKKLGFYAVTVVFGLVLHGLFILPAMYFFITKKSPIVYIRGILQALLIALATSSSSATLPITFKCLLENNHIDRRIIRFVLPVGATINMDGTALYEAVAAIFIAQVNNYELDFGQIITISITATAASIGAAGIPQAGLVTMVIVLTSVGLPTDDISLIIAVDWALDRFRTMVNVMGDALATGIMAHICRKDFIKEGDGVPLMCESHTGAGVVAPLMNCHNTNSNYRLPSKHTPVQPEVARLMQLEEGLRAPPDRRKPRAPPQHPRKNKDHCAVDMNGLETKV, from the exons ATGGCGGTGGCGCTGGAGGCCGTTTGGCTGAGGGTAAAGAATGTCTGCAAACAAAATGGCctcctcatcatgtctgtgctggCCGTTGTCATCGGTTGCCTCCTGGGATTCTTCCTCAGGACTAAGCGGCTCTCCGAGCAG GAAGTGAAATATTTCCAGTTTCCCGGTGAGCTACTGATGAGGATGCTGAAGATGTTGATTCTGCCTCTGGTCGTGTCCAG TTTGATGTCGGGCCTGGCGGCGCTGGACGCCAAGTGCTCCAGTCGGCTAGGCCTGATCACCGTGTCCTACTACCTGTGGACCACCTTCGTGGCCGTTATCGTGGGCATCGTCATGGTATCCGTCATCCACCCGGGCGGCGCCGCCCAGAAGGAGGACTCAGAGGACAGCAGCAAGCCCATCATGAGCTCGGCCGACGCTCTGCTTGACCTCATCCG GAACATGTTCCCGGCCAATCTGGTGCAGGCTACCTTTCAACAG TATCGAACCAGCAGCCAGTACACGGTGCAGACCAAGCCCACATTGGCCCAGACACCGTCCCAGTTGGTCACGAGGCGACCGCTGATCTACGGCATCCAGGACGACAACGGAAGTGACGTCCAGAACTTCTCACTGGACCTGACGCCGCCCCCCGACGTGCTGGTCAAAACCAAGGAGGGGACCAGTGACGGGATGAATGTCCTGGGCATCGTCATCTTCTCTGCCACCATGG GCATcatgttgggcaggatggggcCAAACGGCAGCGCCTTGGTCAACTTCTGCCAGAGTTTGAATGAGGCTGTGCTCAAAATAGTCGCCATCGTTATTTG GTACTTCCCGTTCGGGATCGTGTTCCTGGTGGCGGGCAAGATCCTGGAGATGAGCGACCCCTCGGCCATGGGGAAGAAGTTGGGCTTCTACGCGGTCACGGTGGTCTTCGGCCTGGTGCTGCACGGCCTCTTCATTCTGCCCGCCATGTACTTCTTCATCACCAAGAAGAGTCCCATCGTCTACATTCGTGGAATCCTGCAGGCGCTCCTCATAGCCCTGGCCACCTCATCCAG CTCGGCCACGCTGCCTATCACCTTCAAGTGCCTCCTGGAGAACAACCACATCGATCGGCGCATCATCCGCTTCGTTCTGCCCGTGGGCGCCACCATCAACATGGACGGCACAGCACTCTACGAGGCCGTCGCCGCCATCTTTATTGCGCAGGTTAACAACTATGAGCTGGACTTTGGGCAGATCATCACCATCAG CATCACAGCCACAGCCGCCAGCATCGGCGCGGCAGGCATCCCCCAAGCGGGCCTGGTCACCATGGTGATCGTGCTCACCTCCGTTGGCCTGCCAACCGACGACATCAGCCTCATCATCGCCGTCGATTGGGCGCT AGATAGATTCCGCACCATGGTCAACGTCATGGGTGACGCCCTCGCCACCGGAATCATGGCCCACATCTGCAGGAAGGACTTTATCAAGGAAGGAGACGGG GTGCCGCTCATGTGCGAGAGCCACACCGGCGCCGGCGTGGTGGCTCCACTCATGAACTGCCACAACACCAACAGCAACTACCGGCTGCCGTCCAAGCACACACCGGTACAGCCCGAGGTGGCGCGCCTCATGCAGCTGGAGGAGGGCTTGCGGGCCCCGCCCGACAGAAGAAAGCCGCGCGCCCCCCCGCAACATCCCAGGAAGAACAAGGACCATTGTGCAGTGGACATGAATGGCTTGGAGACTAAAGTGTGA